The sequence ATGCATTCGAATAAAGATCTACTACCACAACTCGACGGAACAATGTTTAATATGGAAACACCAGTAAGTGATTATGAGAATTTATTTAAAGATACCCCAGGAAATATTAGCACAAATATAACTACATCGGGTATTAATGTATATAGTGGATATTATAATATTCCGCACACTACTTGGAAGGTAGTTACAAATTTTCCTACCTACCATACTACTCAGGTTATTGTAACTGAAATAGCTGTCGCCATAGTAACTATTTTAGCTACTCTTGCCCTCAGTACCATTGTAGTTGCACGTTTTGTAAAAAAAGACATCTTGCCAATAAATCAAGTGGCAGAAGCATTAACTCAAATTAGCCAAGGTAATCTTAACGTCAATGTATCGGCTATCCCTAAAAATAGCAAAGAATTAGATACTCTTACCGGATCTTTAAATGTTGTTTCAATCAGTCTCAATAATTATATTAAAGAAATATCCAGTATTTTAGCAGATTATGCACATGGAGATTTTAGACCTACTCCAAAACAAAAATATATTGGAGACTTTGTTGCAATCAAAACATCATTAATTGATATTTCCAATAGTTTAAAAACTTTACTATCTGATACTACATTTTCTGCAAACGAAGTTAACGATGCCGCTACCAATATTTCTAGTTCTGCATCTGAATTAGCAAGTTTAACTACATCTCAATCAGATCTTTTAAATGTTTTTAGATCCAATATAGGTGATATAGTAGCTGAAATTATAGGCAACTTAGAACAAATTGATAATAGTTATAATAATATTTCTGAAATGGCTACAAAAGCTCACAATAGCAAAACTGTATCAAACGATATGGTTAACGCAATGCAACATATTAGCGAGTCTACCAATCAAATATTAGAAATTATTAATCAGGTTGAAAGTATTGCAAGCAAAACGAACCTTTTGGCACTCAATGCAAGTATTGAAGCCGCCAGAGCCGGAGAAGCTGGTCGAGGGTTTACGATAGTGGCAAATGAAATTAGATTACTTTCTGGAACAACATCAGAAATTGTTAAAACTATATACGATATTATTAGTATCAATTTAGAGAATGTAAAAAAAGGCGAAGAAATGGTGGCCTTGACGACAAATGTTTTGGATGACATAATACACTCGAGTACTTCTTCTGCTAAAATTTCCAAAAATATACGAGATCATGCATTAAGGCAACGTGAAGAACTTCACAAAATTGTAGATGATACAAATCACTTAGCTACAGATATTTCAAAAAATGCTGCAATTTCTCAAGAAAATGTTGCAATTAGTCAAGAGCTCGCATCTCAAGCAGAAGTATTAAAGTCTCAGATGGACAATTTCATTATTAGTTAAGGAGACAAAAAATGCAAGAACCTATTTTAGTCATTATGGCCGCTGGGATGGCCAGTCGCTTTGGATCATTAAAGCAAGTTGAACCCATTACAGATAACGGTGAATTTATCATAGACTTTTCTATCTATGATGCCATAAAAGCAGGATTTAAAAAAGTTGTGTTTATCATCAAAGCCGAAGACAAAGAAATTTTTCAAAATGCAATCGGAAAACGAATTGCTGGCAAAATAGAAGTTACTTATGTTTGTCAGGATATTAACAATATTCCAGATGGATATAATGTTCCCGCAAATAGAGTAAAACCTTGGGGAACCGGACATGCAATATTTTGCTGCAAAGATATTCTTGATGCTCCATTTGCAGTTATCAATGCTGATGATTTCTATGGTCGGGACGCATTTTATAGCATCTATAACTTTTTATTAAATGCCGATGAAAATACTTCTTATGCTATGATAGGCTATGTTTTAGAGAATACACTAAGCAAGAACGGAACTGTGACTAGAGGTGTTTGCGATGTACAAAATAGTTTTTTGATAAACATTCAAGAAAAACACAATGTTGAAAAAATTGGAGCTATCATTCGATGCAAAGAAAATAATCAGTTTATAAAACTTAAATCCAATGCCATAGTTTCTATGAACTTTTGGGGATTTACGCCAAAGATATTTGATGCGATAGAAACCGGATTTATGGAATTTTTAGAAATCAATTTGGAGTCTAATTCACTAAACTGCGAATTCATTTTAACTTTTGTAATTAGTCATATATTAAAGAGTGACCCAGAAGCTGTTGCGGTTATTGACTCAAAAGATAAATGGTTTGGAATAACATACAAAGAGGATAAACCAGCTCTTCTTGCTGCGATAAAATTTCTACAAGAACAGGGAGTTTATCCTCAAAATTTATGGAGCTGAAATCACGCCAACGATGGCGTCTTTTTTTGCCCAAATATCATCCTCTGCTGCATCTTGCCATCTAAATATTCCGTCCACTGCAGCTTTTTTTGTAATCACAGAAATTTGCTTTTTACCTAATAATTTTGTAACCTCATGAGTATATGAAAATAGAGCCTCTCCCACTTTTACTGTGGCCCCATCGGCAATAAGACTTTCGGGTACCAAAATATCGTTTACTGCTAAAAAAGTTTTTTCACCAGTTTTGGTTACATGAATGGTTGCTGGAGCTAGTACCAAACAATTTTTAAACTCTGTATCGATATGATTATTCAGCTGTAATCGTAAAATATCTCTAGCTGCCTCGTCATC is a genomic window of Candidatus Epulonipiscium viviparus containing:
- a CDS encoding methyl-accepting chemotaxis protein, whose protein sequence is MVKQKKLSSKIRMRVNYLMMTLITINALTKVVDLSSLTLENAHNNVNQTLNTSLAQFEGWVEEKIAFLKTLSLTIEHDTDGIDFELLQKELAASESLLSDIDSVYIGTPNQIFIHSDYWIPPADYDATAREWYIQALKTNDFYMTSPYVDATTGQLVVSLSKKLVDSNNVFIGVIGIDIQLTKLAEIVDNLSTSDGLYSFIANTNNDILMHSNKDLLPQLDGTMFNMETPVSDYENLFKDTPGNISTNITTSGINVYSGYYNIPHTTWKVVTNFPTYHTTQVIVTEIAVAIVTILATLALSTIVVARFVKKDILPINQVAEALTQISQGNLNVNVSAIPKNSKELDTLTGSLNVVSISLNNYIKEISSILADYAHGDFRPTPKQKYIGDFVAIKTSLIDISNSLKTLLSDTTFSANEVNDAATNISSSASELASLTTSQSDLLNVFRSNIGDIVAEIIGNLEQIDNSYNNISEMATKAHNSKTVSNDMVNAMQHISESTNQILEIINQVESIASKTNLLALNASIEAARAGEAGRGFTIVANEIRLLSGTTSEIVKTIYDIISINLENVKKGEEMVALTTNVLDDIIHSSTSSAKISKNIRDHALRQREELHKIVDDTNHLATDISKNAAISQENVAISQELASQAEVLKSQMDNFIIS
- a CDS encoding sugar phosphate nucleotidyltransferase is translated as MQEPILVIMAAGMASRFGSLKQVEPITDNGEFIIDFSIYDAIKAGFKKVVFIIKAEDKEIFQNAIGKRIAGKIEVTYVCQDINNIPDGYNVPANRVKPWGTGHAIFCCKDILDAPFAVINADDFYGRDAFYSIYNFLLNADENTSYAMIGYVLENTLSKNGTVTRGVCDVQNSFLINIQEKHNVEKIGAIIRCKENNQFIKLKSNAIVSMNFWGFTPKIFDAIETGFMEFLEINLESNSLNCEFILTFVISHILKSDPEAVAVIDSKDKWFGITYKEDKPALLAAIKFLQEQGVYPQNLWS